Proteins from a genomic interval of Clostridium sp. 'deep sea':
- a CDS encoding ZIP family metal transporter, producing the protein MKILIFSTLSGLSTVIGGLLAICFKSKQSKNYIALMLGLASGVMASVVLLDLLPEAIAYTNTIGVIAGFAIGILIMVTLEYLVPHLHKSPKVCDSNEYLKMGLFVALGIALHNLPEGLAIGAGYQAAPELGAVIALAIALHNIPEGLGLSVPLCVGGMKPLKVLFICLLAGIFTPIGTIIGMLLFTISESFIGISLATAAGAMTYIVVDELIPQAWQQTKLYTALGLVIGILVAYLAH; encoded by the coding sequence ATGAAAATACTAATTTTTAGTACGTTATCAGGATTGTCAACTGTAATAGGTGGTTTATTGGCCATTTGTTTTAAATCAAAACAAAGCAAAAACTATATTGCATTGATGTTAGGTTTGGCATCTGGGGTTATGGCATCGGTAGTTTTACTAGATTTATTACCAGAAGCAATAGCATATACTAATACTATTGGAGTTATTGCAGGGTTTGCTATAGGTATTTTAATTATGGTAACGCTTGAGTACCTCGTGCCTCATTTGCACAAGAGTCCAAAAGTTTGTGATTCTAACGAGTATTTAAAAATGGGTTTGTTTGTGGCATTGGGTATAGCCCTTCATAACCTACCAGAGGGTTTAGCAATTGGGGCTGGTTATCAGGCAGCACCAGAGCTAGGAGCAGTAATTGCACTTGCCATTGCCTTACACAATATTCCAGAGGGTTTGGGTTTATCTGTGCCACTATGTGTTGGTGGAATGAAACCCTTAAAGGTGTTATTTATATGTTTACTTGCAGGTATATTTACGCCTATAGGTACAATAATAGGTATGCTATTATTTACAATTAGCGAGTCCTTTATAGGTATATCATTAGCTACAGCGGCTGGAGCAATGACATATATAGTTGTTGATGAGCTTATTCCACAGGCCTGGCAACAAACTAAGTTATATACTGCTTTAGGTTTGGTTATTGGTATTTTGGTGGCATATTTAGCCCATTAA
- a CDS encoding RtcB family protein, which produces MKIIKTSHDEAIVFTTKIDAKAQQQISTFVSQKAFKGSHVRIMPDVHAGAGCVIGFTAKLIDKVVPNIVGVDIGCGMQVTNLGKIEINFKELDSYIRKSIPHGFAVNKKPTIEWPKGLQQRVKEVSERIGSSYERDLKSAGTLGGGNHFIEIAKGKDKNKYLVIHSGSRNFGLKVAEYHQKKAKHICEGLTKNNILPKELAYLTGEDMSNYLHDMQVAIEFADFSRKIMSKKIVGFLQLNYSDLDKFTTIHNYINLKDKIIRKGAISAHNNEKVIIPLNMRDGSLIAIGKGNENWNYSAPHGAGRVLSRKAAKEKLSLDKFKHEMRNVFTTSISKKTLDESPMAYKGINQITDFITETIQIVDQIKPIYNFKAN; this is translated from the coding sequence ATGAAAATAATAAAAACATCGCACGATGAAGCAATCGTTTTTACAACAAAAATTGATGCCAAAGCACAGCAGCAAATTAGTACTTTTGTTAGTCAAAAAGCCTTTAAAGGCAGTCATGTTCGCATTATGCCCGATGTTCATGCTGGTGCTGGTTGTGTTATAGGTTTTACGGCCAAATTAATAGATAAAGTTGTACCTAATATAGTAGGGGTAGATATTGGCTGTGGTATGCAGGTAACTAATTTGGGTAAAATAGAAATTAACTTCAAAGAGCTTGATAGTTATATTAGAAAAAGCATTCCACATGGTTTTGCTGTAAATAAGAAACCAACCATAGAATGGCCAAAAGGCCTACAGCAGAGAGTTAAAGAGGTCTCAGAACGAATAGGATCTAGTTATGAGCGCGATTTAAAATCTGCAGGGACTTTGGGTGGCGGAAACCACTTTATTGAAATTGCTAAAGGTAAAGATAAAAATAAATATCTTGTTATTCATAGTGGAAGCCGTAATTTTGGTTTAAAAGTAGCTGAGTATCACCAAAAAAAAGCAAAACATATATGTGAAGGATTAACTAAAAACAATATTTTACCAAAAGAGTTGGCTTATTTAACAGGTGAAGACATGAGTAATTATTTGCATGATATGCAAGTAGCAATTGAGTTTGCTGACTTTAGCCGTAAGATAATGAGTAAAAAAATAGTTGGTTTTTTGCAACTTAACTATTCTGATTTAGATAAATTTACAACAATTCATAATTATATAAACCTCAAAGATAAAATTATTAGAAAAGGAGCAATATCGGCTCATAACAATGAAAAAGTTATTATTCCTTTAAATATGAGAGATGGTTCTTTAATAGCAATAGGCAAGGGTAATGAAAACTGGAATTATTCTGCCCCTCATGGAGCTGGACGGGTTTTATCTAGAAAAGCCGCCAAAGAAAAGCTCAGTTTAGATAAATTTAAACATGAAATGAGAAATGTTTTTACAACCTCTATTAGTAAAAAAACACTGGATGAGAGCCCTATGGCATATAAAGGAATTAATCAAATAACAGACTTTATAACAGAAACAATTCAAATAGTTGATCAAATAAAGCCAATATATAACTTTAAAGCTAATTAA
- a CDS encoding thioredoxin family protein: MKQVTMFMLKNCPHCQRAIKIMDQLMLKEEFKNIEIKMIDEQKHSDIADRYDYYYVPTYYIDDKKVHEGVPTKEKLQLVLEQAIASE; this comes from the coding sequence GTGAAGCAAGTAACAATGTTTATGTTAAAGAACTGTCCCCATTGTCAACGAGCAATAAAAATAATGGATCAGCTGATGTTAAAAGAAGAGTTTAAAAATATTGAAATTAAAATGATAGATGAGCAAAAACATTCGGATATAGCAGATAGATATGATTATTATTACGTACCCACTTATTATATTGATGATAAAAAAGTACATGAAGGAGTACCTACTAAAGAAAAATTACAGCTTGTATTAGAACAAGCAATTGCAAGTGAATAG